In one Verrucomicrobiota bacterium genomic region, the following are encoded:
- a CDS encoding helix-hairpin-helix domain-containing protein, protein MIHLIMLNFWIINTLKSRILIFSFLAFLLSDNIMAADWAKLENCRFISNRINDGDSFMVKHKSTTYVLRSYWIDTPEKINDYPERLAEQAAYFGIHQDEVVQIGREAKLFTQEFLRGDLTVFTQWENGQGIGQRFYGIISSEKGNLIETLVANGLASISGYSKAWPEEPSISTFRQRLLKLESQAKEKRLGAWRESIKVWDPLEYKKQLAAVPDLDGKLNINNATKEELVLLPGIGSVYSQRIIEARPFNSVEDLIKIKGIGPKTLERIKNRVTVIDEL, encoded by the coding sequence ATGATTCACTTAATCATGCTAAACTTTTGGATAATCAATACACTCAAATCGCGAATCCTCATTTTCAGCTTCCTGGCATTCCTTCTGAGCGATAATATCATGGCCGCTGATTGGGCTAAATTGGAGAACTGTCGTTTCATTTCAAACCGTATCAACGACGGAGACAGTTTCATGGTTAAGCACAAGTCGACCACTTATGTACTGCGTTCGTACTGGATCGATACGCCTGAGAAAATAAATGATTATCCTGAACGATTAGCAGAACAGGCAGCATACTTCGGCATTCATCAAGACGAGGTAGTCCAGATTGGTCGTGAAGCAAAACTCTTTACCCAAGAATTTCTTAGAGGAGATCTTACCGTATTCACTCAATGGGAAAATGGACAGGGAATTGGTCAGAGATTCTACGGAATTATTAGCTCTGAAAAAGGAAACTTGATTGAGACCCTTGTAGCAAACGGATTAGCAAGTATCTCAGGATACAGCAAAGCTTGGCCTGAGGAACCATCAATAAGCACATTCCGCCAACGCTTGTTGAAGCTTGAAAGCCAAGCCAAGGAAAAAAGGCTGGGTGCCTGGCGTGAGTCCATTAAGGTTTGGGATCCACTCGAATACAAAAAGCAGTTGGCCGCTGTACCGGACCTGGACGGCAAGCTGAATATTAACAATGCTACCAAAGAAGAACTGGTTCTGTTGCCTGGAATCGGGTCCGTCTACTCGCAACGTATAATTGAAGCCAGACCCTTCAACTCCGTGGAGGACCTGATTAAAATAAAAGGGATTGGTCCGAAAACTCTGGAACGAATCAAAAACCGGGTCACGGTAATCGATGAACTCTAA
- a CDS encoding type II CAAX endopeptidase family protein — protein MTTEEVDPIILLIAALVFVTGTLCLIHHLFLKKKDYSQSEVIKLKPWKLKLLDQGIVLTFVYLFSFLAISLGIESYKLFKKVEEFPKENEFLLAFPMSIAMLLGLYGFYRYYNIKDDVPVNPEKHGVLTLFGKAFYFLLAVVPLMVVGSHTWTFILNHFNIPLDPQDLVTQVQSMSFSSTFVLLFLLAVVVAPITEELFFRAFVYRSLKSYFPTTGAAVVSSLIFALMHFNILSFVPLFILGFWLCRSYEDSGNIWVPIIVHGLFNGNTILVLTLNG, from the coding sequence ATGACCACAGAGGAAGTAGACCCCATTATTCTATTAATTGCCGCGCTTGTTTTTGTGACTGGAACCTTGTGCCTTATCCACCACCTTTTCCTTAAGAAAAAAGACTATTCCCAAAGCGAAGTAATTAAACTGAAACCCTGGAAGCTCAAGTTGCTCGACCAGGGAATTGTTCTAACCTTCGTTTACCTGTTTTCTTTCCTGGCCATTTCACTCGGTATCGAGAGCTACAAGTTATTTAAAAAAGTCGAGGAATTCCCAAAAGAAAACGAATTTCTTTTGGCCTTTCCTATGAGCATTGCAATGCTGCTTGGACTGTATGGATTTTATCGGTACTATAACATCAAGGACGACGTTCCCGTAAATCCTGAAAAACATGGAGTGCTAACCTTGTTCGGGAAGGCATTCTATTTCCTTCTGGCAGTGGTCCCACTCATGGTTGTCGGTTCTCATACATGGACCTTCATATTAAATCATTTCAACATACCTCTGGACCCACAGGACCTCGTGACACAAGTCCAGTCTATGTCCTTTTCTTCGACTTTCGTCTTACTTTTCCTACTCGCGGTTGTAGTAGCACCGATAACCGAAGAGTTGTTTTTCAGAGCTTTTGTTTACCGCAGCCTGAAATCTTATTTTCCAACAACAGGAGCAGCAGTAGTATCCAGTTTGATCTTTGCCCTCATGCACTTTAACATACTTAGCTTCGTCCCCCTTTTCATCCTCGGCTTCTGGTTATGCCGCAGTTACGAGGATTCAGGAAACATTTGGGTCCCAATCATAGTACATGGACTTTTTAATGGAAACACGATTCTGGTTCTTACTTTAAATGGGTAA
- a CDS encoding thiamine-phosphate kinase produces MKPFAENKDDQIRDLGERELIEKISEWLGSSTPPSPFGIGDDAAVIKAHPGDLVIAIDSLVLNKHFDEFTPPHLAGAKLLKRNISDLAAMGAIPTEAVIACLLPESTSIDWLKGFYEGLRKTAEDFSISIIGGDISSTFTELAFTLTLIGQSGDRALTRKSGRSGDTIWVTGSLGGSIKGKHLDFEPRLAEGSWLSSHPKVTSGMDISDGLATDLLNLCPIDCKVELETDKIPISDAAKALAEESGGNAIEHALTDGEDYELVFTLDPSCISSDFLHEWNAEFDIPITRIGVLFAKTDTTQEQIGYIGDLTELKSKGYEHF; encoded by the coding sequence ATGAAACCGTTTGCTGAGAATAAGGACGATCAAATACGCGATTTGGGTGAGCGTGAACTCATTGAAAAAATATCAGAATGGCTTGGATCTTCAACCCCTCCATCGCCTTTCGGTATCGGTGATGATGCGGCCGTTATCAAGGCACATCCAGGGGATCTCGTGATCGCAATTGATTCACTTGTTCTCAACAAGCATTTCGACGAATTCACCCCACCCCATTTAGCCGGAGCAAAACTTCTAAAACGAAACATAAGCGATCTAGCCGCCATGGGAGCCATTCCCACTGAGGCTGTAATTGCATGCCTCCTTCCTGAATCCACCTCTATCGATTGGTTGAAGGGATTTTACGAAGGTCTAAGGAAAACAGCGGAAGACTTCTCCATTTCAATCATAGGGGGAGACATCTCATCAACCTTCACAGAACTGGCATTTACATTAACCTTAATAGGACAATCAGGAGACCGAGCACTTACACGAAAATCCGGTCGTTCGGGCGATACCATCTGGGTCACTGGAAGTCTGGGCGGGAGCATAAAAGGAAAACATTTAGATTTCGAACCGCGCTTAGCGGAAGGTAGTTGGTTATCCAGTCACCCCAAAGTCACATCCGGAATGGATATTTCAGATGGCCTGGCCACCGATTTATTAAATTTATGCCCCATAGATTGTAAGGTTGAATTAGAAACTGACAAAATTCCGATTAGTGATGCAGCCAAAGCTCTCGCCGAGGAATCCGGGGGAAATGCGATCGAACACGCTCTAACCGATGGGGAGGACTATGAGTTAGTTTTTACCTTGGACCCATCCTGTATTTCCAGCGATTTCCTCCACGAATGGAATGCCGAGTTCGATATACCTATTACAAGAATAGGAGTACTATTTGCCAAAACAGATACAACCCAAGAGCAGATTGGTTACATAGGAGATTTAACAGAATTGAAATCCAAGGGGTATGAACATTTTTGA
- the tsaE gene encoding tRNA (adenosine(37)-N6)-threonylcarbamoyltransferase complex ATPase subunit type 1 TsaE: MNIFDKLQKGIISKSAEETQSIAASLATALPFNQILKLSGTLGTGKTTFVQGLAKAWQISETVKSPTFNLYSIYKGSRQLVHLDAYRLNSPSEAESLLIEEFLAPPFCLAIEWPENVLGWLEDECWLLQFSIKRENEHHIKLEAWPKTGIPKI; the protein is encoded by the coding sequence ATGAACATTTTTGATAAACTTCAAAAAGGAATAATCTCAAAGTCTGCAGAAGAAACACAATCGATCGCTGCATCCTTGGCAACTGCGCTTCCGTTTAACCAGATCCTAAAACTTTCGGGTACCCTCGGAACCGGTAAAACAACTTTTGTTCAGGGCTTGGCGAAAGCTTGGCAGATTTCTGAAACGGTAAAGTCTCCTACTTTTAATCTGTATTCAATTTATAAGGGCAGCAGGCAATTAGTCCATCTTGATGCCTACCGCTTGAATAGTCCTTCTGAAGCTGAAAGCTTACTGATTGAAGAATTCTTAGCCCCCCCTTTTTGTCTGGCAATCGAATGGCCGGAAAATGTATTGGGCTGGCTGGAAGACGAGTGCTGGCTTCTTCAATTTTCAATTAAAAGAGAAAACGAGCATCACATCAAATTGGAAGCGTGGCCGAAAACAGGAATTCCTAAGATTTAG